Proteins from a single region of Acidovorax sp. NCPPB 3576:
- the uvrA gene encoding excinuclease ABC subunit UvrA yields the protein MTQGLIRIHGARQHNLKNLDLDIRTGELTVVTGPSGSGKSSLVFDTLYAEGQRRYVETFSAYARQFLDRMDKPAVDKVEGVPPAIAIDQTNPVRSSRSTVGTMTELNDHLKLLFARAGQLFDKQTAQPVRHDSPETIYAELQRRCAEAGDPRVVLTFPVELPANTSPEQVEQWLSASGFTKVQAEREVAAPTGPRKLLDVVADRFRLGTAEKARVVEAIEVAIKRGTGRLNVYRLVDEGESELWRFSTGLHCPDSDLRYSEPIPSMFSFNSAVGACDTCRGFGRVIGVDYGLVIPNEKLTLRAGAIKTIQTPAWKEAQDDLMRHAETAGIPRDTPWYKLTEDQKQWVIGGTPGYKDGQWNKQWYGIKRFFEYLESKAYKMHIRVLLSKYRSYTPCPTCGGARLKTESLLWRVGSKEDADAAIEPARRFMPQGVQWSRSQLEALPGLCLHDLMLLPIDRLRRFFDRMELPEGDAGAGGDAQALKLLHEEITTRLKYLCDVGIGYLTLDRQSRTLSGGEVQRINLTTALGTSLVNTLFVLDEPSIGLHPRDMHRITEAMLRLRDAGNTLVVVEHDPAVMLAADRVIDMGPGPGERGGAIVFDGTTGDLRRADTLTGQYLSGTKQIGMGFQRRVTESTPRLILEGAREHNLQNVSVEFPLQRLVTVTGVSGSGKSSLIQDVLAPALLRHFGKATETPGAHDRLLGADHLGEVVFVDQSPIGKTARSNPVSYVGAWDAIRELFAVAPLSRQRSYTAAKFSFNSGDGRCPTCGGSGFEHVEMQFLSDVYLRCPDCDGKRYRPEILEVTIERGGRSFNVAGVLDLTVSEAAALFAADRDVIRALQPIVDVGLEYVKLGQPVPTLSGGEAQRLKLAGFLAEAARSEAKSRQPLARKGTLFLFDEPTTGLHFDDIAKLMRALRKLLDAGHSLVVIEHNLDVIRASDWIIDLGPEGGDGGGLLVAEGTPEDVRQHPTSHTGAALREYEQALGAGGHSVHEKAAVLRKEKQNALDKHAPAAKNAIQIVNAKEHNLKNLSVDIPRGQFNVITGVSGSGKSTLAFDILFNEGQRRYLESLNAYARSIVQPAGRPEVDAVYGIPPTVAIEQRLSRGGRKSTVGTTTEVWHFLRLLYVKLGVQHCVRDGAAVQPQTPDSIAAQLLRHFKGQHIGLLAPLVMNRKGVYTELADWARPRGYTHLRVDGHFLPTTGFPRIDRFKEHTIELPVVSLDVSPENEGLLRSSLARALELGKGVVHVLSQLDGLKDAMVAGTATAHIGALQAFSTKRACPVCATSYAELDPRLFSYNSKHGWCPDCVGTGVKLTREQRKVFDDSVQDDKEKGREQTFAEPEAEDVADVACPTCQGSRLNATARAVRFGENAAAGRAGVGIADIAALSVTDIRQWIEALQQGAALSRRETDIARDLIPEIQSRLEFLEEVGLGYLTLDRGAPTLSGGEAQRIRLAAQLGSNLQGVCYVLDEPTIGLHARDNQILLNALHKLGDKGNTLVVVEHDEDTIRRADHIIDIGPSAGKRGGRLVAQGSVADVQAAEDSQTGRYLLHAMRHPLQARRPVVPPVHIVRSDATILIATTADSTRAQGQKEPETAQPEHWLTVRGAHLHNLQRVTASVPLNRLVAVTGVSGSGKSTLARDVLLANVQAWVQQRSTKAGRDAMDAGKAPPLVGCSGLSGFETVDRVLEVDQTPIGKTPRSCPATYIGFWDTIRKLFAETLEAKARGYAAGRFSFNTGEGRCPGCEGQGIRTIAMSFLPDVKVPCETCHGARFNPETLAVTWRGKSIGDVLQMEVDEAVEFFASMPSIAHPLQLLKDVGLGYLTLGQPSPTLSGGEAQRIKLVTELTKVRDEVGRRGQKAPHTLYVLDEPTVGLHMADVHKLIQVLHRLVDGGHSVVVIEHDLDVIAEADWILDLGPEGGREGGRIVAAAAPEDVVRLGTHTGKALGPVLARGQGAGDLR from the coding sequence ATGACCCAGGGATTGATCCGCATCCACGGCGCACGCCAGCACAACCTCAAGAACCTCGATCTGGACATCCGCACGGGTGAATTGACGGTGGTCACGGGCCCGAGCGGTTCGGGCAAATCGAGCCTGGTGTTCGACACCCTCTACGCCGAGGGTCAGCGCCGCTACGTGGAAACCTTCAGTGCCTATGCGCGCCAGTTCCTGGACCGCATGGACAAGCCGGCCGTGGACAAGGTGGAAGGCGTGCCGCCCGCCATCGCCATCGACCAGACCAACCCGGTGCGCTCCAGCCGCTCCACGGTCGGCACGATGACCGAGCTGAACGACCACCTGAAGCTGCTCTTCGCCCGCGCGGGGCAGTTGTTCGACAAACAGACCGCGCAGCCGGTGCGCCACGATTCGCCCGAGACCATCTATGCCGAGCTGCAGCGCCGCTGCGCCGAGGCCGGCGACCCGCGCGTGGTGCTGACCTTCCCGGTCGAACTGCCGGCCAACACCTCGCCCGAGCAGGTCGAGCAGTGGCTGTCCGCCAGCGGCTTCACCAAGGTGCAGGCCGAGCGCGAGGTCGCGGCGCCCACCGGACCGCGCAAGCTGCTGGACGTGGTGGCAGACCGGTTCCGCCTGGGCACCGCAGAAAAGGCCCGCGTGGTGGAGGCCATCGAAGTGGCGATCAAGCGGGGCACCGGCCGGCTGAACGTGTACCGCCTCGTGGACGAGGGTGAGTCGGAACTCTGGCGCTTTTCCACCGGGCTGCATTGCCCCGACAGCGACCTGCGCTACAGCGAGCCGATCCCGTCGATGTTCTCGTTCAACTCCGCCGTGGGCGCGTGCGACACCTGCCGCGGCTTCGGCCGCGTGATCGGCGTGGACTACGGGCTCGTGATCCCCAACGAGAAGCTCACGCTGCGCGCGGGCGCGATCAAGACCATCCAGACGCCGGCGTGGAAGGAGGCGCAGGACGACCTCATGCGCCATGCCGAAACCGCCGGCATCCCGCGCGACACGCCCTGGTACAAGCTCACCGAGGACCAGAAGCAGTGGGTCATCGGCGGCACACCCGGCTACAAGGACGGGCAGTGGAACAAGCAGTGGTACGGCATCAAGCGCTTCTTCGAGTACCTGGAGAGCAAGGCCTACAAGATGCACATCCGCGTGCTGCTGTCCAAGTACCGCAGCTACACGCCGTGCCCGACCTGCGGGGGGGCGCGCCTCAAGACCGAGAGCCTGCTGTGGCGCGTGGGCAGCAAGGAAGACGCCGATGCAGCCATCGAACCCGCGCGCCGTTTCATGCCCCAGGGCGTGCAATGGAGCCGCTCGCAGCTGGAGGCGCTGCCCGGCCTGTGCCTGCACGACCTGATGCTGCTGCCCATCGACCGGCTGCGCCGCTTCTTCGACCGCATGGAGCTGCCCGAGGGCGATGCCGGAGCGGGCGGCGACGCGCAGGCGCTCAAGCTGCTGCATGAAGAGATCACCACGCGCCTCAAGTACCTGTGCGACGTGGGCATCGGCTACCTGACGCTGGACCGGCAAAGCCGCACGCTCAGCGGCGGCGAGGTGCAGCGCATCAACCTGACGACGGCGCTGGGCACCTCGCTGGTGAACACGCTGTTCGTGCTGGACGAGCCCAGCATCGGCCTGCACCCGCGCGACATGCACCGCATCACCGAGGCCATGCTGCGCCTGCGCGATGCGGGCAACACGCTGGTGGTGGTGGAGCACGACCCGGCCGTCATGCTGGCGGCCGACCGCGTGATCGACATGGGCCCCGGCCCCGGCGAGCGCGGCGGCGCCATCGTGTTCGACGGCACCACGGGCGACCTGCGCCGCGCCGACACGCTCACCGGCCAGTACCTGAGCGGCACCAAGCAGATCGGCATGGGCTTTCAGCGCCGCGTGACCGAATCCACGCCGCGCCTGATCCTGGAAGGCGCGCGCGAGCACAACCTGCAGAACGTGTCGGTGGAGTTCCCGCTGCAGCGCCTGGTCACCGTGACCGGCGTGAGCGGCTCGGGCAAGTCGAGCCTGATCCAGGACGTGCTGGCCCCCGCGCTGCTGCGCCACTTCGGCAAGGCGACGGAGACGCCCGGCGCGCACGACCGCCTGCTGGGCGCCGACCACCTGGGCGAGGTCGTGTTCGTGGACCAGTCGCCCATCGGCAAGACCGCGCGCTCCAACCCGGTGAGCTACGTGGGCGCGTGGGACGCGATCCGCGAGCTGTTCGCCGTGGCGCCGCTGTCGCGCCAGCGCAGCTACACCGCGGCCAAGTTCAGCTTCAACTCGGGCGACGGGCGCTGCCCGACCTGCGGCGGCTCGGGGTTCGAGCATGTGGAGATGCAGTTCCTGTCGGACGTGTACCTGCGCTGCCCCGACTGCGACGGCAAGCGCTACCGGCCCGAGATCCTGGAAGTGACCATCGAACGCGGCGGCCGCTCCTTCAACGTGGCCGGCGTGCTCGACCTCACGGTGAGCGAGGCGGCGGCGCTGTTCGCCGCCGACCGCGACGTGATCCGCGCGCTGCAGCCCATCGTGGACGTGGGGCTGGAATACGTGAAGCTCGGCCAGCCGGTGCCCACGCTGTCGGGCGGCGAGGCCCAGCGCCTGAAACTGGCCGGCTTCCTGGCCGAGGCGGCGCGCAGCGAGGCCAAGTCGCGCCAGCCGCTGGCGCGCAAGGGCACGCTGTTCCTGTTCGACGAGCCCACCACCGGCCTGCATTTCGACGACATCGCCAAGCTCATGCGCGCGCTGCGCAAGCTGCTGGACGCGGGGCATTCCCTCGTCGTCATCGAACACAACCTGGACGTGATCCGCGCCAGCGACTGGATCATCGACCTCGGACCCGAGGGCGGCGACGGCGGCGGCCTGCTGGTGGCCGAGGGCACGCCCGAGGACGTGCGCCAGCACCCCACCTCGCACACGGGCGCCGCGCTGCGCGAGTACGAGCAGGCCCTGGGCGCGGGCGGTCACTCGGTGCACGAGAAGGCGGCGGTGCTACGAAAAGAGAAGCAGAACGCCCTAGATAAACATGCGCCAGCGGCCAAAAACGCCATTCAAATCGTCAACGCCAAGGAGCACAACCTCAAGAACCTGAGCGTGGACATTCCGCGCGGCCAGTTCAACGTGATCACCGGCGTGTCGGGCTCGGGCAAATCGACGCTGGCGTTCGACATCCTGTTCAACGAAGGCCAGCGCCGCTACCTCGAATCGCTCAACGCCTATGCGCGCTCCATCGTGCAGCCGGCGGGCCGGCCCGAGGTGGATGCGGTGTACGGCATTCCGCCCACGGTGGCGATCGAGCAGCGCCTGTCGCGCGGCGGGCGCAAGAGCACGGTGGGCACCACCACCGAGGTGTGGCACTTCCTGCGCCTGCTGTACGTCAAGCTGGGCGTGCAGCATTGCGTGCGCGACGGGGCTGCCGTGCAGCCGCAGACGCCCGACAGCATCGCTGCGCAATTGCTGCGCCACTTCAAGGGCCAGCACATCGGCCTGCTGGCGCCGCTGGTGATGAACCGCAAGGGCGTCTATACCGAACTGGCCGACTGGGCGCGTCCGCGCGGCTACACCCACCTGCGCGTGGACGGGCATTTTCTGCCGACCACGGGCTTTCCGCGCATCGACCGCTTCAAGGAACACACCATCGAGCTGCCCGTGGTCAGCCTGGACGTGTCGCCCGAGAACGAAGGGCTGTTGCGCTCGTCGCTGGCGCGCGCGCTGGAACTGGGCAAGGGCGTGGTCCATGTGCTGAGCCAGCTGGACGGCCTGAAGGACGCCATGGTGGCCGGCACCGCCACCGCGCACATCGGCGCGCTGCAGGCGTTCTCCACCAAGCGGGCCTGCCCCGTGTGCGCCACCAGCTATGCCGAGTTGGACCCGCGCCTGTTCTCCTACAACAGCAAGCACGGCTGGTGCCCCGACTGCGTGGGCACGGGCGTCAAGCTCACCCGCGAGCAGCGCAAGGTGTTCGACGACTCGGTGCAGGACGACAAGGAAAAGGGCCGCGAGCAGACCTTCGCCGAGCCCGAAGCCGAGGACGTGGCCGACGTCGCCTGTCCCACCTGCCAGGGCAGCCGGCTGAACGCCACGGCACGCGCCGTGCGCTTCGGCGAGAACGCTGCCGCCGGCCGCGCGGGAGTGGGCATCGCCGATATCGCTGCGCTGTCGGTCACCGACATCCGCCAGTGGATCGAGGCGCTGCAGCAGGGTGCGGCCTTGAGCCGGCGCGAGACCGACATCGCGCGCGACCTGATCCCCGAGATCCAGAGCCGGCTCGAATTCCTGGAAGAGGTGGGCCTGGGCTACCTCACGCTGGACCGGGGCGCGCCCACGCTGTCGGGCGGCGAGGCGCAGCGCATCCGCCTGGCGGCGCAGCTGGGCAGCAACCTGCAGGGCGTGTGCTACGTGCTGGACGAGCCCACCATCGGCCTGCACGCGCGCGACAACCAGATCCTGCTGAACGCGCTGCACAAGCTGGGCGACAAGGGCAACACGCTGGTGGTGGTGGAGCACGACGAGGACACCATCCGCCGCGCCGACCACATCATCGACATCGGCCCGAGCGCTGGCAAGCGCGGCGGGCGGCTGGTGGCGCAGGGCAGCGTGGCCGACGTGCAGGCCGCCGAGGACTCGCAGACCGGCCGCTACCTGCTGCATGCCATGCGGCACCCGCTGCAGGCCCGGCGCCCGGTGGTGCCGCCCGTGCACATCGTCCGTTCGGACGCTACTATTTTAATAGCTACAACGGCAGATAGTACTAGGGCGCAAGGCCAAAAAGAGCCCGAAACCGCCCAGCCGGAGCACTGGCTGACCGTGCGCGGCGCCCATCTGCACAACCTGCAGCGCGTGACGGCCAGCGTGCCGCTCAACCGCCTGGTGGCCGTGACCGGCGTGAGCGGCTCGGGCAAATCGACCCTGGCGCGCGACGTGCTGCTGGCCAACGTGCAGGCCTGGGTGCAGCAGCGCTCTACCAAGGCCGGGCGCGACGCGATGGACGCCGGCAAGGCGCCGCCCCTCGTGGGCTGCAGCGGCCTGTCGGGCTTCGAGACGGTGGACCGCGTGCTGGAAGTGGACCAGACCCCCATCGGCAAGACGCCGCGCAGCTGCCCCGCCACGTACATCGGCTTCTGGGACACCATCCGCAAGCTGTTCGCCGAAACGCTGGAGGCCAAGGCGCGCGGCTACGCGGCCGGCCGGTTCAGCTTCAACACCGGCGAAGGGCGCTGCCCGGGCTGCGAAGGCCAGGGCATCCGCACCATCGCCATGAGCTTCCTGCCCGACGTGAAGGTGCCCTGCGAGACCTGCCACGGCGCGCGCTTCAACCCCGAGACGCTGGCCGTCACTTGGCGCGGCAAGAGCATCGGCGACGTGCTGCAGATGGAGGTGGACGAGGCGGTGGAGTTCTTCGCCAGCATGCCCAGCATCGCGCACCCGCTGCAACTGCTGAAAGACGTGGGCCTGGGCTACCTCACGCTGGGCCAGCCCAGCCCCACGCTGTCGGGCGGCGAGGCGCAGCGCATCAAGCTGGTGACCGAGCTGACCAAGGTGCGCGACGAGGTCGGCCGCCGCGGCCAGAAGGCGCCGCACACCCTCTACGTGCTGGACGAGCCCACCGTGGGCCTGCACATGGCCGACGTGCACAAGCTCATCCAGGTGCTGCACCGGCTGGTGGACGGCGGGCACAGCGTGGTCGTCATCGAGCACGACCTGGACGTGATCGCCGAAGCCGACTGGATTCTCGACCTGGGGCCGGAGGGCGGCCGGGAAGGGGGCCGAATCGTCGCGGCGGCGGCGCCGGAAGACGTGGTGCGGCTCGGCACGCACACCGGCAAGGCCCTGGGGCCGGTGCTGGCGCGGGGACAGGGGGCTGGTGACTTGAGGTGA
- a CDS encoding peptidogalycan biosysnthesis protein — MPWRNPLEPQALAGHFAAHPPQGFTVLQGLPVPAFVAPLDLLTTADDALKARVRALPLFARWSRWLRVATGFVGTTVTEYAPLPADGTAPEALAQAVRAGPGRRFALAIIKDLPQQSPLLSDADNAYAAALAHACERQGFVLVEGQALAYVPIDFASIDDYLGRLSASRRQNLRRKLRSRAGLSVRRIATGEAFADDAVVDAYYALYEAVYAQSEVHFDRLTRNFFAAVLRDASSGGVAFEYRHAGTGELLGWNLCYVHGGRLVDKYIGLAYPAAREANLYFVSWMENLEYALAQGLTHYVAGWTDPEVKRSLGARFTFTRHAVYVRQPVLRALARRFAGRFESDRQWRDRAEAA; from the coding sequence ATGCCCTGGCGCAACCCGCTCGAGCCGCAGGCGCTGGCCGGGCATTTCGCCGCGCACCCGCCGCAGGGCTTCACGGTGCTGCAGGGCCTGCCGGTGCCGGCCTTCGTGGCGCCGCTGGACCTGCTCACCACGGCGGACGATGCGCTCAAGGCCCGGGTGCGGGCGCTGCCGCTGTTCGCGCGCTGGTCCCGCTGGCTGCGGGTGGCCACGGGGTTCGTGGGCACCACGGTGACCGAATACGCGCCGCTGCCCGCGGATGGCACCGCGCCCGAGGCCCTGGCGCAGGCCGTGCGCGCGGGGCCGGGGCGGCGCTTCGCGCTGGCGATCATCAAGGACCTGCCGCAGCAGTCGCCCCTGCTGTCCGATGCCGACAACGCCTACGCGGCCGCCCTGGCGCACGCTTGCGAGCGCCAGGGCTTCGTGCTGGTCGAGGGGCAGGCGCTGGCCTACGTGCCCATCGACTTCGCGAGCATCGACGACTACCTGGGCCGCCTGTCCGCCAGCCGGCGCCAGAACCTGCGCCGCAAGCTGCGCAGCCGCGCGGGGCTGTCGGTGCGCCGCATCGCCACGGGCGAGGCCTTTGCCGACGACGCGGTGGTGGATGCCTACTACGCGCTGTACGAAGCCGTTTATGCGCAGAGCGAGGTGCACTTCGACCGGCTCACGCGCAACTTCTTCGCCGCCGTGCTGCGCGATGCGTCCAGCGGCGGCGTCGCCTTCGAGTACCGCCACGCCGGCACCGGCGAGCTGCTGGGCTGGAACCTGTGCTACGTGCACGGCGGCCGCCTGGTGGACAAGTACATCGGGCTGGCCTACCCGGCCGCGCGCGAGGCCAACCTGTATTTCGTGAGCTGGATGGAAAACCTCGAGTACGCGTTGGCGCAGGGGCTCACGCACTATGTCGCCGGCTGGACCGACCCCGAGGTCAAGCGCAGCCTGGGCGCGCGCTTCACCTTCACCCGCCACGCGGTGTACGTGCGCCAGCCGGTGCTGCGCGCGCTGGCGCGGCGATTCGCCGGGCGCTTCGAGAGCGACCGGCAGTGGCGCGACCGGGCGGAGGCCGCATGA
- a CDS encoding aspartate aminotransferase family protein has product MSQDNAQLLADEAKYCSFGDTVHYVNPPKIFDGCEGSYMYDAQGTPYLDLQMWYSAVNFGYKNKRLEEVMIRQLQTLPQVASQYLHPTKIELAKFIAQDAEAKWGNAGRVHFNVGGAQAIEDSLKVVRNATGGKSLMFAFEGGYHGRTLGASSITSSYRYRRRFGHFGDRAQFLPFPYPFRRPKGMTAEEYSESLVKEFARKFENEYHAVWDPKTRQCEYAAFYIEPIQGTGGYVVPPANFFKGLKKVLDDHGVLLVVDEIQMGFWRTGKLWSVENFGVKPDVLVFAKALTNGLNALSGLWAREELINPTIFPPGSTHSTFASNPLGTALGLEVMKMTHEMDFGAQVRDSGAYFLEGLKDLQKRHKEIGDVDGLGLALRAEICTEDGFTPNRALLDKMVDIGLEGNLEYQGQKRGLVLDVGGYYKNVITLAPSLMITRPEIDEALVLLEQLLTRAKRS; this is encoded by the coding sequence ATGAGCCAAGACAACGCCCAACTGCTGGCCGACGAAGCAAAGTACTGCTCGTTCGGCGACACCGTCCACTACGTCAACCCGCCCAAGATCTTCGACGGCTGCGAGGGCAGCTACATGTACGACGCGCAGGGCACGCCCTACCTCGACCTGCAGATGTGGTATTCGGCCGTGAACTTCGGCTACAAGAACAAGCGGCTGGAAGAGGTCATGATCCGCCAGCTGCAGACCCTGCCGCAGGTGGCCAGCCAGTACCTGCACCCCACGAAGATCGAGCTGGCGAAGTTCATCGCCCAGGACGCCGAAGCCAAGTGGGGCAACGCGGGCCGCGTGCATTTCAACGTGGGCGGCGCGCAGGCCATCGAGGATTCGCTCAAGGTGGTGCGCAACGCCACCGGCGGCAAGAGCCTGATGTTCGCCTTCGAGGGCGGCTACCACGGCCGCACGCTGGGCGCCTCCAGCATCACCTCCAGCTACCGCTACCGCCGCCGCTTCGGCCACTTCGGCGACCGTGCGCAGTTCCTGCCGTTTCCGTACCCGTTCCGCCGCCCCAAGGGCATGACGGCCGAGGAATATTCGGAGTCGCTGGTCAAGGAGTTCGCCCGCAAGTTCGAGAACGAATACCACGCCGTGTGGGACCCCAAGACGCGCCAGTGCGAATACGCGGCCTTCTACATCGAGCCCATCCAGGGCACGGGCGGCTACGTGGTGCCGCCGGCCAATTTCTTCAAGGGCCTCAAGAAGGTGCTGGACGACCACGGCGTGCTGCTGGTGGTGGACGAGATCCAGATGGGTTTCTGGCGCACCGGCAAGCTGTGGTCGGTCGAGAACTTCGGCGTCAAACCCGATGTGCTGGTGTTCGCCAAGGCGCTGACCAATGGCCTGAACGCGCTGTCCGGCCTGTGGGCGCGCGAGGAACTGATCAACCCCACGATCTTCCCGCCGGGCTCGACGCACTCCACCTTCGCCTCCAACCCGCTGGGCACGGCGCTCGGCCTGGAGGTGATGAAGATGACGCACGAGATGGATTTCGGCGCCCAGGTGCGCGACAGCGGCGCCTACTTCCTGGAAGGCCTCAAGGACCTGCAAAAGCGCCACAAGGAGATCGGCGACGTGGACGGCCTGGGGCTGGCGCTGCGGGCCGAGATCTGCACCGAAGACGGCTTCACGCCCAACCGCGCGCTGCTGGACAAGATGGTGGACATCGGCCTGGAGGGCAACCTGGAATACCAGGGCCAGAAGCGCGGCCTGGTGCTGGACGTGGGCGGCTACTACAAGAACGTCATCACGCTGGCGCCGTCGCTGATGATCACGCGCCCCGAGATCGACGAGGCCCTGGTGCTGCTGGAGCAGCTTCTCACACGCGCCAAGCGCAGCTGA
- a CDS encoding arginase family protein: MRPAAWPPIVLDLDGAVGALPDERRIDLAQDWHEALRFGCGLARIRAFGGLLDARLPAFGHHGPVFMGSGDFHHLSWPLIARCIAARAHTAARPLRVVVLDNHPDNMRFPFGVHCGSWVRRVAMLPQVSHVHVVGITSGDIGVRHAWENYLAPLQAGRLTYWSVGVDTRWARWLGLQARFRSLPDADALAATMFRVLSAHRQPTYLSIDKDVFSPSVVRTNWDQGVLGSHHGAALISALRGQLAGSDVTGEVSVYRYRTAWKRWLSAGDGQQTAQADAALPQWQAQQVAFNRVLLGQLEMAAD, encoded by the coding sequence ATGAGGCCGGCTGCCTGGCCGCCCATCGTGCTGGACCTCGACGGTGCCGTCGGGGCGCTGCCGGACGAGCGGCGCATCGATCTGGCGCAGGACTGGCACGAGGCGCTGCGGTTCGGCTGCGGCCTGGCCCGCATCCGGGCCTTCGGCGGCCTGCTCGATGCCCGGCTGCCGGCCTTCGGCCACCACGGCCCCGTGTTCATGGGCAGCGGCGATTTCCACCACCTGAGCTGGCCGCTGATCGCCCGCTGCATCGCCGCGCGCGCGCACACCGCCGCGCGGCCCCTGCGCGTGGTGGTGCTGGACAACCACCCGGACAACATGCGCTTTCCGTTCGGGGTGCACTGCGGCTCGTGGGTGCGCCGCGTGGCGATGCTGCCGCAGGTGTCGCACGTGCACGTGGTCGGCATCACCTCGGGCGACATCGGCGTGCGCCACGCGTGGGAGAACTACCTCGCGCCGCTGCAGGCCGGCCGGCTCACCTACTGGAGCGTGGGCGTGGACACGCGCTGGGCGCGCTGGCTGGGCCTGCAGGCGCGGTTTCGCAGCCTGCCCGATGCCGATGCACTGGCCGCCACCATGTTCCGCGTGCTGTCGGCCCACCGCCAGCCCACGTACCTCAGCATCGACAAGGATGTGTTCTCGCCTTCGGTGGTGCGCACCAACTGGGACCAGGGCGTGCTGGGCTCGCACCACGGCGCGGCCTTGATCTCCGCGCTGCGCGGGCAACTGGCGGGCAGCGATGTGACGGGCGAGGTGTCGGTTTACCGTTACCGAACGGCATGGAAGCGATGGCTCAGTGCGGGCGACGGCCAGCAGACGGCGCAGGCCGATGCCGCGCTGCCGCAGTGGCAGGCGCAACAGGTGGCATTCAACCGTGTGCTGCTGGGGCAGCTGGAGATGGCGGCCGACTGA
- a CDS encoding DUF1493 family protein codes for MKRNLVAELEDFARRESGVFPSKILNQLTTIEDDLQITGDDAVDFMEKFFDKFEVDYEAFDFQRYFNGEGLNPFKMLLLPFPGFRAKLKKEVIKVPLTLGMLAKAVELKRWDAKKIEEPHAD; via the coding sequence ATGAAAAGAAATCTTGTTGCAGAATTAGAGGATTTCGCAAGAAGAGAATCCGGCGTTTTTCCGAGCAAAATCCTAAATCAACTCACAACAATTGAGGACGATCTGCAAATCACGGGAGATGACGCAGTAGATTTCATGGAGAAGTTCTTTGATAAATTCGAAGTAGATTACGAGGCATTCGATTTCCAAAGATACTTTAATGGAGAAGGTTTGAATCCCTTCAAAATGCTGCTACTGCCCTTTCCTGGCTTTCGAGCGAAGCTAAAAAAAGAGGTGATAAAAGTTCCACTCACATTGGGAATGCTCGCCAAAGCCGTTGAATTAAAACGGTGGGACGCTAAGAAAATTGAAGAACCACATGCAGATTGA
- a CDS encoding LLM class flavin-dependent oxidoreductase: MYDSLSTSERPSEKTSTSCRYLKTTIKPWIFEQLNTSADPSAATHCRDAFQEEFAWRLKLWTEAEHLGFHGIFFSEHHFSGARISPCPGILAAALAVRTQNLRIGVLGWVLPLWHPWRFLEEVAMLDHLSGGRLEVGVARGSNPQEAQAVGIAQEDITPMFNEALEILDKAWNHPTLSHHGQYWSFDQLPVLPRPLQRPGPPVWATIRSNTSAQEVAKRGYKACTGFLATPQIKELFDNYRSVWAAKGKPCNPEQLAVRRCIFVAQSASEAREHAQAAQTQIPSILTDDIIAGTPVEVIEQIVEQARLTGAANIVGFFAGNRENRVSFENSFRLFGTQVIPTLQHTPMN; the protein is encoded by the coding sequence ATGTACGACTCACTTTCCACGTCTGAACGGCCCTCCGAAAAAACCTCAACTTCATGCAGATATCTTAAAACCACCATAAAACCCTGGATCTTCGAACAGCTCAATACATCCGCCGATCCCTCTGCGGCCACCCATTGCCGCGACGCATTTCAAGAAGAGTTCGCGTGGCGCCTCAAACTGTGGACCGAAGCCGAACATCTTGGCTTTCATGGCATATTTTTCAGCGAACACCATTTCAGCGGCGCCCGGATTTCCCCCTGTCCTGGCATCCTCGCCGCCGCACTCGCAGTCAGAACACAAAATTTGCGCATCGGCGTGTTGGGCTGGGTCCTGCCCCTATGGCATCCATGGCGCTTTTTGGAAGAGGTGGCAATGTTGGACCATCTGAGCGGGGGAAGGCTGGAAGTAGGCGTTGCCCGTGGCTCCAACCCCCAGGAAGCGCAGGCGGTCGGCATTGCTCAGGAGGACATCACACCCATGTTCAACGAAGCGCTGGAAATTCTGGACAAGGCATGGAACCATCCCACGTTGTCTCACCATGGCCAATATTGGTCGTTCGACCAACTGCCCGTGCTGCCCAGGCCGCTCCAGCGGCCCGGACCGCCGGTATGGGCCACCATCCGCAGCAATACTTCGGCGCAAGAGGTAGCGAAACGGGGATACAAGGCATGCACCGGCTTCTTGGCGACGCCGCAGATCAAGGAACTCTTCGACAACTATCGGAGTGTGTGGGCCGCGAAGGGCAAGCCCTGCAACCCTGAGCAATTGGCTGTCCGCCGCTGCATCTTCGTCGCCCAGAGTGCTTCGGAGGCAAGGGAACATGCCCAAGCGGCGCAAACGCAGATTCCATCCATCCTGACGGACGACATCATCGCGGGCACCCCGGTCGAAGTGATCGAACAAATCGTTGAACAAGCAAGGCTGACAGGTGCCGCCAACATCGTCGGATTCTTTGCGGGTAACCGAGAAAACCGGGTTTCTTTCGAAAATTCCTTCCGGCTTTTCGGCACCCAAGTCATCCCCACGCTGCAGCACACGCCCATGAATTGA